The following proteins are encoded in a genomic region of Salvia miltiorrhiza cultivar Shanhuang (shh) unplaced genomic scaffold, IMPLAD_Smil_shh fragScaff_scaffold_19_1, whole genome shotgun sequence:
- the LOC131002793 gene encoding ent-kaurenoic acid oxidase 1-like isoform X1, whose protein sequence is MDMTGAGFWVAVVVPLAALLWWWNDYWYALPFLLRRGSSKLPPGYMGLPFLGEMVAFLWYFKVLGRPDDFINAKRSKYGDGVGLYRTHLLGEPMIIVCTPSANKFVLQSVSSFALKWVSDELVGKTSLVAVEGDSHTRVRGLVVRAINQPNALRKITLMVQPRVVASLRSWSQRGRITAYNEAKKLIFANTAKYFASFETDRVLDTLDDLFKGVLIGFRAHPLKFPGTAFHHALKCRRKAEAIFREEMETRKKCGASVTKNDLMESLMQMEGEDGKRLSDVEVIDNIVSLVVAGYISTSFSVMWALYYLAKYPDVLLKLREEHMPISKKLKGDFITYEEIASCKYTAKVVEEVIRMANIAAFVFRTAKKDVNYRGYKIPKGWKVACWVRYLHTNPECFEDPMCFNPDRWNEAPKAGSYLVFGGGPRICAGNMYARLQLTIILHHLVVGYRWELVNPNAKMVYLPHPKPADEVEIEITQI, encoded by the exons ATGGACATGACTGGTGCAGGATTTTGGGTGGCAGTGGTGGTGCCGTTAGCAGCGCTGTTGTGGTGGTGGAATGACTATTGGTATGCTCTGCCGTTCCTCCTCCGCCGCGGCAGCTCTAAGCTCCCTCCAGGCTACATGGGGTTGCCGTTTCTTGGCGAGATGGTGGCGTTTCTTTGGTACTTCAAGGTTCTTGGCCGCCCCGACGACTTCATCAATGCTAAACGGAGCAA ATATGGTGATGGAGTAGGACTGTATAGAACACACCTCTTGGGAGAACCGATGATAATAGTTTGCACCCCATCCGCCAACAAGTTCGTGCTGCAGTCGGTGTCGAGCTTTGCGCTCAAGTGGGTCTCCGATGAACTAGTTGGGAAAACGTCGTTGGTAGCCGTGGAAGGTGATTCCCACACCAGGGTGAGAGGCCTTGTTGTAAGGGCTATCAATCAACCTAATGCACTGCGTAAGATCACTCTCATGGTGCAACCTCGAGTCGTGGCTTCCCTCAGATCATGGTCACAGAGAGGTAGAATCACAGCCTATAACGAAGCCAAGAAG CTAATATTTGCAAACACTGCCAAGTATTTTGCAAGCTTCGAGACAGACCGTGTCTTGGACACACTCGATGATTTATTCAAGGGCGTTCTTATTGGATTCAGAGCTCATCCTCTCAAATTTCCAGGAACTGCTTTTCACCACGCCCTCAAG TGTCGTAGGAAAGCAGAGGCGATATTTAGAGAAGAGATGGAGACAAGGAAGAAGTGTGGAGCCTCGGTGACCAAAAACGATCTGATGGAGTCACTGATGCAGATGGAGGGCGAAGATGGTAAGCGACTAAGTGATGTTGAGGTTATTGATAATATTGTGAGCCTTGTTGTAGCAGGATACATATCAACTTCGTTTTCTGTCATGTGGGCTTTATATTATCTAGCCAAGTATCCAGATGTTCTGCTAAAGCTCCGG GAAGAGCACATGCCGATAAGCAAGAAACTGAAGGGAGATTTCATTACATATGAAGAGATAGCATCGTGCAAGTATACGGCTAAG GTGGTGGAAGAAGTAATTAGAATGGCCAACATTGCAGCATTTGTCTTCCGCACTGCTAAGAAAGACGTCAACTACAGAG GATACAAGATCCCAAAAGGTTGGAAAGTGGCGTGCTGGGTTCGTTACCTTCACACGAATCCAGAATGCTTCGAGGATCCGATGTGCTTCAACCCGGATAGATGGAAT GAGGCACCAAAGGCTGGATCATATCTAGTGTTTGGAGGGGGACCAAGAATCTGTGCGGGCAACATGTATGCTCGATTGCAGCTTACCATTATACTTCATCATCTCGTTGTTGGCTACAG ATGGGAACTGGTGAATCCTAATGCGAAGATGGTGTATCTTCCTCATCCTAAACCAGCAGATGAAGTTGAGATCGAGATCACTCAAATTTAA
- the LOC131002793 gene encoding ent-kaurenoic acid oxidase 2-like isoform X2 has translation MGLPFLGEMVAFLWYFKVLGRPDDFINAKRSKYGDGVGLYRTHLLGEPMIIVCTPSANKFVLQSVSSFALKWVSDELVGKTSLVAVEGDSHTRVRGLVVRAINQPNALRKITLMVQPRVVASLRSWSQRGRITAYNEAKKLIFANTAKYFASFETDRVLDTLDDLFKGVLIGFRAHPLKFPGTAFHHALKCRRKAEAIFREEMETRKKCGASVTKNDLMESLMQMEGEDGKRLSDVEVIDNIVSLVVAGYISTSFSVMWALYYLAKYPDVLLKLREEHMPISKKLKGDFITYEEIASCKYTAKVVEEVIRMANIAAFVFRTAKKDVNYRGYKIPKGWKVACWVRYLHTNPECFEDPMCFNPDRWNEAPKAGSYLVFGGGPRICAGNMYARLQLTIILHHLVVGYRWELVNPNAKMVYLPHPKPADEVEIEITQI, from the exons ATGGGGTTGCCGTTTCTTGGCGAGATGGTGGCGTTTCTTTGGTACTTCAAGGTTCTTGGCCGCCCCGACGACTTCATCAATGCTAAACGGAGCAA ATATGGTGATGGAGTAGGACTGTATAGAACACACCTCTTGGGAGAACCGATGATAATAGTTTGCACCCCATCCGCCAACAAGTTCGTGCTGCAGTCGGTGTCGAGCTTTGCGCTCAAGTGGGTCTCCGATGAACTAGTTGGGAAAACGTCGTTGGTAGCCGTGGAAGGTGATTCCCACACCAGGGTGAGAGGCCTTGTTGTAAGGGCTATCAATCAACCTAATGCACTGCGTAAGATCACTCTCATGGTGCAACCTCGAGTCGTGGCTTCCCTCAGATCATGGTCACAGAGAGGTAGAATCACAGCCTATAACGAAGCCAAGAAG CTAATATTTGCAAACACTGCCAAGTATTTTGCAAGCTTCGAGACAGACCGTGTCTTGGACACACTCGATGATTTATTCAAGGGCGTTCTTATTGGATTCAGAGCTCATCCTCTCAAATTTCCAGGAACTGCTTTTCACCACGCCCTCAAG TGTCGTAGGAAAGCAGAGGCGATATTTAGAGAAGAGATGGAGACAAGGAAGAAGTGTGGAGCCTCGGTGACCAAAAACGATCTGATGGAGTCACTGATGCAGATGGAGGGCGAAGATGGTAAGCGACTAAGTGATGTTGAGGTTATTGATAATATTGTGAGCCTTGTTGTAGCAGGATACATATCAACTTCGTTTTCTGTCATGTGGGCTTTATATTATCTAGCCAAGTATCCAGATGTTCTGCTAAAGCTCCGG GAAGAGCACATGCCGATAAGCAAGAAACTGAAGGGAGATTTCATTACATATGAAGAGATAGCATCGTGCAAGTATACGGCTAAG GTGGTGGAAGAAGTAATTAGAATGGCCAACATTGCAGCATTTGTCTTCCGCACTGCTAAGAAAGACGTCAACTACAGAG GATACAAGATCCCAAAAGGTTGGAAAGTGGCGTGCTGGGTTCGTTACCTTCACACGAATCCAGAATGCTTCGAGGATCCGATGTGCTTCAACCCGGATAGATGGAAT GAGGCACCAAAGGCTGGATCATATCTAGTGTTTGGAGGGGGACCAAGAATCTGTGCGGGCAACATGTATGCTCGATTGCAGCTTACCATTATACTTCATCATCTCGTTGTTGGCTACAG ATGGGAACTGGTGAATCCTAATGCGAAGATGGTGTATCTTCCTCATCCTAAACCAGCAGATGAAGTTGAGATCGAGATCACTCAAATTTAA